The sequence GGCGGTGAAATATACGTATCGGACCCCATCGGGTGATTTCTGGTTTGTAAAGTCCAGGCCAAAAATAATGCTGTTAAATTCCAGTACGCCTCGCAAAAGATAGATGGGCAGCATGCCATAGCTGGTGATTTTGGGGGATAGTGGATCAATGGGATCTAAAGCGGCCTGGATGAGGGCAGTTTCATCGGGATGAAAATGATAAAACGCCCTCTCAGATTGGCCTGATCCGTCCAGCACAAATGAACTATCTCCTCTGGTCAATCCCACAAAGCGCAGCGAACAGCCCAATATGATGCATAATATTACACAGTGAGAAAACTTGATCTGTTCTCTAATCCCACGCATTGGTCAGGTTCCCGAGGAGAATTTTCCGTTAATAAATCACTTTGTTCAGGGGATATTCGATGATGCCTTCGGCACCCGATTTTTTGAGTTTTGGTATGAGGTCGCGCACGATGCGCTCATCGACGATGACTTCGATGGCGACCCAGTTTTCGTCGAATAAGTTGGCGATGGTGGGGTTGTTGAGCGCGGGTAGATTTTTGACGATTTGCGCGAGGTCGGCGCGGCGTACGTTCATTTTCAGGCCGACTTTGTCTTCGGCGTTGAACGCGCCGATGAGGAGGGTGGCGATGTGTTGCGCTTTTTCGCGTTTCCACGCATCGCTATAGGCATTCTTGTTGGCGATGAGTCTGGGCGTGGTTTCAAACATGGTGTCTATGACGCGCAGGTTGTTGGCGCGCAGCGAGGATCCGGTTTCGGTGAGTTCGGCGATGGCATCGACGAGGCCGGGTACGCGCACTTTGGCTTCGGTAGATCCCCAGGAGTATTCGACTTCGGCGGTTATGCCGCGGTCTTTGAGGTGGTTGCGCGTGGCTGTGACGAGTTCGGTGGCGATGCGCTTGTCCTGCAGGTCCTGTATGGTCTGGATGTCCGAGTCTTCGGGTACTGCGATGACCCAGCGCGCGGGTTGCGATGTGGTTTTGCTATAGGCAAATTCGGCGATTTCGATGATGTCGGCTTCGTTTTCGCGGATCCAGTCGATGCCTGTGAGTCCGATGTCGAGAACGCCGCGTTCGACGTAGTGCGCGATTTCCTGGGCGCGCAGAAATAAGCCCTCGAGTTCGGGGTCGTCAATGACGGGCGTGTAGGACCGGTGGCTGGCGCGGATGCGATAACCGGCTTTGGCAAACAGGGTGAGTGTGGATTCTTGAAGACTCCCGGAGGGAAGGCCGATTTTTAGTATGGGCATAAGGGGTCTGCTCCTGTATTAACACATAAATCAAATGTACTAAAACAAATGAATTATACACACCCTCATTTATTTTTTTCATTTACTACTTTATCTACATCTGTATAAGATAAGATTTTTTGTTTTTTTTGGGAAATTTAATGCCTATAATTATGAAAATTGAGTTATCTCAGAAGAATTGACCTGACAATAGGAGTTTAATCATGGGAAAATCACATCTCGTCGGTTTGATTACGGATACACACGATAATAAACACGCGGTTGAGAAAGCGGTTGAGCTTTTCAATGCGCGCGATGTGGGGCTGGTGCTGCACGGGGGCGATTATATCGCGCCGTTTAATGCGCGCTGGATGAGTGATTTGACGGTGCCTTTTGTCGGGGTTTTTGGGAATAACGATGGGGAGAAGTTCGGCTTGCGGGCGCTTTTTGAAGATCTGGGTCCGATTCACCGCCCGCCTTATGTACACGAGTGGGAGGGCAAGCGCATTTTGATGTTGCACGAGCCAGATGAGGTGGATGCCCTATCACAGAGCGGTGCTTATGATGTGATTTTTTACGGGCATACGCACGAGATCGATGTGCGAAGAGGCAATACGCTGGTGATTAATCCGGGGGAGGCGTGCGGGTGGACGACGGGGCGGGAGACGGTGGGGATTCTGGATCTGAATGCGATGGATGTGGAGATTGTGGATTTGTAGG comes from Gemmatimonadota bacterium and encodes:
- a CDS encoding metallophosphoesterase is translated as MGKSHLVGLITDTHDNKHAVEKAVELFNARDVGLVLHGGDYIAPFNARWMSDLTVPFVGVFGNNDGEKFGLRALFEDLGPIHRPPYVHEWEGKRILMLHEPDEVDALSQSGAYDVIFYGHTHEIDVRRGNTLVINPGEACGWTTGRETVGILDLNAMDVEIVDL
- the hisG gene encoding ATP phosphoribosyltransferase, coding for MPILKIGLPSGSLQESTLTLFAKAGYRIRASHRSYTPVIDDPELEGLFLRAQEIAHYVERGVLDIGLTGIDWIRENEADIIEIAEFAYSKTTSQPARWVIAVPEDSDIQTIQDLQDKRIATELVTATRNHLKDRGITAEVEYSWGSTEAKVRVPGLVDAIAELTETGSSLRANNLRVIDTMFETTPRLIANKNAYSDAWKREKAQHIATLLIGAFNAEDKVGLKMNVRRADLAQIVKNLPALNNPTIANLFDENWVAIEVIVDERIVRDLIPKLKKSGAEGIIEYPLNKVIY